The following is a genomic window from Actinomycetota bacterium.
GCTCCGACGAGCTCGCTCCCTCGCCTCGGGGCCTTGACAGATACATACGCGATATGCATACTGCGTATGTACCCAGGAGAGCGCGTGAGCGTCAAGGATGGCCTGCTGGCTCTGCTGAACGGCGAGGCCAAGCACGGCTACCAGCTCAAGGTGGACTTCGAGTCCTCCACGGGCGGGGCGTGGACGATCAACATCGGCCAGGTCTACACCTCCTTGCAGCGTCTCGAGCGCGATGGCCTGGTCGAGCTCGCCGAGGACGACGGTGAGCGCAAGAGCTACCGGCTGACCGAGGCAGGGCGCGAGCACCTCGAGAGCTGGCTGCTCGGCCCAGTCGATCGGTCAACTGACACCCGCGACGAGGTCGTCATGAAGATCCTCCTCGCCGCGAGCACCGACGCCGGTGATCCCCTCGCGGTCATCGCCGCGCAGCGCACCGCCACGATGGGGGCCCTGCAGACCTACACCCGTCAGAAGGCCTCCGACGAGGGTGACCTCGCCTGGCTCGTCCACCTCGACCGTCTCATCCTGCGCTGCCGTGCAGAGCTCGACTGGCTCGACCTCGTCGAGGAGCGCCTGCACCACGCCGGGAACGGCCGATGAACGCACTCCGAACGCGAAGGAGCACACCGTGACCGCAGTCCTCGAACTCGCCGGCGTCTGCCGTCACTACCGCGACGGCGACCGGCTCGTGGCGGCTCTGGACGGAGTCGACCTCGAGATCCACCCGGGGGAACTCGTCGCGATCACCGGCCGGAGCG
Proteins encoded in this region:
- a CDS encoding PadR family transcriptional regulator, producing the protein MSVKDGLLALLNGEAKHGYQLKVDFESSTGGAWTINIGQVYTSLQRLERDGLVELAEDDGERKSYRLTEAGREHLESWLLGPVDRSTDTRDEVVMKILLAASTDAGDPLAVIAAQRTATMGALQTYTRQKASDEGDLAWLVHLDRLILRCRAELDWLDLVEERLHHAGNGR